From the Flavobacterium gyeonganense genome, the window ATTTTTTTAATAATATTCTTTTAAAGTCTGGGTCTTTAAATAATTCAATAAGAGAAGATTTGTATAAATAATTACCGTCTAAAAAACAAAAAGTCATTGCGATTTTATCAGTTTCTTTTTTGATGAAAGATTGAACTAATTCATTCCATTTATATACTTTTAGAGCTCCATCAAAAGTCCATAGATATAGTCTACCGCGATATATTTGACAGTCGTAATAATCTCCTTTGATACTTATTTTTACAGGTTGCATGATATACCTCTTCTAATTTTGTTCATCTTCGCTTTTGTAATATACTTTTTAGTTACCCATTTTTTTAAAATATTTTCTAAAGGAATATCTTGAGCGCGATTCATATAATCTGCAGGATAACCATGCCAAATATTATTTTTATTGGCATCAACAAATTTAGCCAATTTTAATTCTTGTTTATCATTGTTCAATCCTATAACTTTTAAGAAATCGTTTTCTATAATTAATCCCCAAGCTTTTGAATTAGAAATCCAATTTTCAGTAAATGAATTAGAAAAACAATTTACTTCTTCTTCAAAAGATATAGTCCAAACACACTTATTTGCATTACCAACACGTCTGTGTTGTGAAGATATTATGTATTCACTTAAGACTTTTGGGCTTAAATTTATTCTTTCATCTGCGGTATATGGCATATTTATTCGGTTTTTTTTAAATTAAGACTAATGTTAGCCGCTACATGAGGTGCAATGAAACTTATAATAAGTGTTTCCTGTTAAATTATAAATTTTCAAAGCGAAACGGCAATTTCACAAAATCTTTGCATTTTGTATAACGGCGGTTAGACATTCGGTTGTTTATCCACAAAGTTTTCGGTAAAGTTTTCAAACCGTTTAAGTCGGAAATATTTTAAAACTGAATATTATATTTTCAAAACACACAAAATTTCAAAATGATTACAGAACAAATAACATTTCTAAGTCAGTAAAAATTTACCGTTTTCTTTGGTTTCATATTTCAAGTCCACCAAAGAAATGGTTGATAATTTTAGTTATTTAACCAATTGATAAACAATACTAAAATTATATGCAATTTGGTTGGTCACAATGTCGTATTTTTCAATCACCCAACCGTCTGCCAAGTGTTGGTTTAATTCGGTTAATTCAAATTCAATATTTCTTTTACCTGAATTACTTGTATCATTCGACACTTTTGAAGAAACATTTGCTACTAATACTTTTCTCATTTTGTTTATTGTTAAGATTAAAATTAAACTATTTCCGTCTGAGTCAGTTCGGCAGAACTGATGCCTAACTTATATATATGAAACTAACATTCGTCAATCTACCTAAATTTGGCTGTATACTCGAAGTTTTGTTTCATATTATTCTTTCCAAAAATATCATTTTGGAGCTATAAACAACCACGTACTTATACCTGATTTATTCCTTATGAAACCCAAACCTTAGCCCTGATAGCAGTGAAGTAATCTTTTGTGCCGGGGTTAGGCACAAAAGATTACTTCACTTTATATTCATTTAATCGGAGTTCAGTGAACTTCGTTTGTAACGGATAGCAGGAAACAGCTCCTAAATAAAAAAAGTGCCATAAAACCTAAGTCTTACAGCACTTTCGAACAAATCAATAATTAATTAAATGAGTACAGGTTATTCGTTTATAACATCGCCTTCCTTAATTTCTTCGCTGGCGATTTTTATCAGTCTGTCTTTGCGGTTCAAATCACCGAATATTTCGATTTTATCTTCGATTTCCCTTCCTTTTTTTACATCTACTCTTGTGGCTTTGTGGTTCAGTACTTTAATCACAAACAAACCTTCCGCAGAACTCACCAAAGCCGATTTTGGCACTACAAAGGTGCTGTCTTTTGCGTTAAGCGGCAATAGCACTTCGGCTACCATTCCGGGTAATAAATTTCCTTTGGTGTTGTGAACGTCCATTTCGACACGTTCAGAACGCAGTTTCAAATCTAAAGCACCTGACATTCTGGTGATTGTTGCTTTAAAAGTTTCCGGCAATGATTTTACGTTAAAACTCATTTCGTCGCCACTGTGTAAATATCCGGTGTACAATTCGGGAACTGAAACCGCCAGACGCAATTTGTTTTGCTGCTGAATCGTCAATAATGGCGAACTTGAACTAGGACCCACAAAAGTTCCTAAATTCACGTTTCTGGATGCCACAACACCATCAAAAGGAGCTCGGATTTCAAGATAACCTCTCATGATTGACACTTCTTTATGCGCTGCAACCGCTGCCTGATATTGGGCATAATCAGAGTTTTTCTTTCCGCTGGCCATTTCCAGATCATTTTTAGAAATCGTTCCTTCGACCTTGCTCGTTTCATACAAACGGTTGTAGGTGCTTTTGCTGGTCGCGTAAATAGCTTCCATCGATTTTAATCTCGATTGGGCTGCCGCCAGTTGTGAACTGATTTCCGGCGCTTCCAAAACGATCAAAAGCTGTCCTTTGGTTACTTTTGAACCAATATCTACTTTTAATGTTTTTACGAAACTGCTCACTTTAGCATACAGATCCACTTGTTGAAAACCGGTTAATTCGGCTGGCAAACGCAATTCGGTAGTTAGTTTTTCTTTTTCTAAAAGAAACGTTTCTGTTTTAGGTTCGATGGCTGCCGTAACTACTTCTTCTTTCTTATTATTACAACTAGTTAGAAGAAATACGGCTGCAAAAAATAATGCGGTCGATTGTATAATTTTAGTTATCATTTTTTGGATTTATTGATGAGATATAATGGATGCTTTCTTCGTCTTCAGGATCTAAAGAAACAGATTGTGTCGTGGTATGTTCCTGCGCCCAGGCAAAAATTAGTGGTAAAATCAATAATACAGCAAAGGTCGAAAATAACAGTCCGCCAATTACGGCTCTACCCAACGGAGAAACCTGATCGCCTCCTTCGCCGTGCCCAATCGCCATAGGCAACATTCCCGCAATCATCGCCACCGAAGTCATGATAATCGGACGAAGACGCAGTGCCGCAGCTTCACGAGCCGACTCTAAGGCGTTTCCGTTTATTTTTCGCAATTGTTCGGCATTGGTAACCAATAAAACGGCATTCGCAATCGAAACCCCAACCGACATGATGATCCCCATATACGATTGTAAGTTTAGGGTTGAACCAGTAATGGTCAGCATTAATAACGCTCCTAAAACTACCGCCGGAACTGTGGTTAAAATCACCAGAGAAACCTTGAATGACTGGAAATTAGCGGCCAACATTAAGAAGATTACAAAGATGGCAACCAATAACCCTACTTGTAAACTACTTAATGTTTCTTCCAATACTTTACTCAGTCCAATTGGCGTGACAAACAAGCCACGTGGTAATTCGCCTAATGAACTGATTGTTGCAGCCACATCTTTAGTCGCCGTCCCCAAATCGGTTTGACTGATGTTTGCTGTAACCGTAATGTATGGCATTGCCCCTAAATTGTCATTTTCACCGCTTACAAAGCCGGGTGTAATTTTGGCGATGTCGCTTAAAACAGGACGAAGCGAGTTTTTTAATACCGGAATTTCTCCAATATCAGTTTTGCTTTTCATTTGGTTCAACGGCACCTGAACCTGAACATTCACCGAAAGACCTGATTTTTCATCGATCCACGTATTTTTTTCCGTATATCTGGATGATGAGGTAGCAGCAACCAGCGAACGCGAAATATCGTTCATATCAACACCTAATTCGGCAGCACGGGTTCTGTCAATATCAATATTCATGGCCGGATAATGAATAGGCTGACCAATCTGAACATCTCTGAAATACGCTATTTTCTGTAGTTTTTCTACAATTTGACTGGCATATAATTCATTTCGTTTTTTGTCTTTTCCGGCAATTCGAATTTCGATTGGAGTAGGAGAGCCCTGACTCAAAACCTTATCTGTCAATTCGATAGGTTCGAAAGAGATTTTTACATCCGGAAGGATTTTCTTGATTCTCGCCCGAAGGTCATCTTTAAAATCATCCATATCGGTATGATATTCTTTTAAACTCACCTGAAAAACCGCTTCATGAGAACCTGCCATAAACAGATAAATCGGGTTAATCGAGAACAGCGACGGGTGCTGACCAACATAGACAGACGAAATTCCGATGTGTTCTTTGCCCACCATTTTCTCTAATTCTTTCAATACCAAAATGGCTTTTTCTTCTGTGCGTTCCAAACGGGTTCCGTCAGGAGCACGCATTCTCAGCTGAAACTGACTTGAATTTACTTTCGGAAAAACATCTTTTCCGATAAAGGTTAA encodes:
- a CDS encoding efflux RND transporter periplasmic adaptor subunit, which translates into the protein MITKIIQSTALFFAAVFLLTSCNNKKEEVVTAAIEPKTETFLLEKEKLTTELRLPAELTGFQQVDLYAKVSSFVKTLKVDIGSKVTKGQLLIVLEAPEISSQLAAAQSRLKSMEAIYATSKSTYNRLYETSKVEGTISKNDLEMASGKKNSDYAQYQAAVAAHKEVSIMRGYLEIRAPFDGVVASRNVNLGTFVGPSSSSPLLTIQQQNKLRLAVSVPELYTGYLHSGDEMSFNVKSLPETFKATITRMSGALDLKLRSERVEMDVHNTKGNLLPGMVAEVLLPLNAKDSTFVVPKSALVSSAEGLFVIKVLNHKATRVDVKKGREIEDKIEIFGDLNRKDRLIKIASEEIKEGDVINE